Within the Musa acuminata AAA Group cultivar baxijiao chromosome BXJ2-9, Cavendish_Baxijiao_AAA, whole genome shotgun sequence genome, the region ATGAGGAGTTGTTCCAAACAAGAACTAGACAGCCATCATATTTATCCTGGACATTACTATGTTTAACATGGGTTCAACATGTTCAAAATAAAATAGTTTATAACATCCGTGGGCATACACATTGATTTTGCAAGCTTTATTACAATAGCCTAGCAACCATTGTTAGCATGTGTATACAATCACTTGTATACAAATGAACATGACCAGTATACAATTACTGGTGGGCAGCCAATGATGCTGACAATGCTAACATGGTTATGAATATGtgtagacacacacacacacacacacacacatatttatttatatatatggttCTGTAGACAAAAAAGGAAAGAGACAAAGCTGTTAACTGACACAAACTTTGAACAAAAGTTGATATAGCTCTTGCTATAGGTTTTCCTGTGGAATAATCGTTGTTCCAGTAACAAGGAGGTTTAACCACATTATCTTCATTGATTCCTTCTATTTTTTATAGTTAGACTAATTTGGCTCATACAAAGCTTATACCTTCTTGTCTGACAACCTTATATCTGTGAATCAAATGGTCCTACAAGATACGGAATTAACTCAGGTTAAAAAATGCCTCTCTTTTTTTTGCATAAGCAAATCTAGGCACTACATTGGTAGCATCTTGATTATTAAGTCTAAGAATTGTCTTGATCACTATCTGAGATATGACAAAATTTTGGGGGCGTTGCCCTTAAAGAATCCCTTAGGAGCATCCAGTAATTGAATCCCAAATAATACCATTATTTTCATTGTTTCTGATAAACCAATCTGAGCATCTTCAGATTGTTTTTCTTGGGTAATATAAGACATgattaacaacaacaacaaaccatACCGTTTCAATTATCTGGGATAATATAAAATGTGACTCGTTAAAAATAATTAGTATTTCACATGAAGCCAAAGTGCATGTCAGAGTGCAAAATGGTGTACTCTAAGAGTCTTGTAGAGAAAATAAACCAAGCAGACTTTACTGAGCCTGCCACTCAACTTAATAGATTTTGTCAAATGCATATAATCTCAGGcatattgataattttatgcaagtCAAGATTCTGTCAAAACAAAGCAGtgtacttttctttttttcttggaaATAGATCTTTAAATCCATTTAACTTCTCTCATTGTTTGCCATAACAGGCCTAGCAGACTTCAACAATGCCACAGTGGTGAAAGCAGCTATATGTTGGGCAGTCATATAAGCATATGACATGAGCAGTCAAGTTCAGGCAGCAAGTAACCAACAAAAGATGGAAGAGAATGGTACTTTACCTGTGGGTGAATGATGTCCTTTTGGATTTACTATGCAGCAAGTTGAATAAAGATTTTAAAAGTGATAAATATCAGTTTAACATATTTACTATGCACATCTCAATATACCTGTGCAAAAAGATTATGATGAGGATCCTGGTGCAATGGTGTCACTGTACCAAGTGGACCAAACCAAGCATTAAGGGATCGGAGTTCCCCACCACCAGCAAAGCAATAGTCGGGAATCATTATATCATCACGTAGCTCTTGTATCTGCCAGTTCAGTAGAAACAGTTATTTGATACACGGTGAAGATAATATTGAAGAATTGTTGAGGTACCTGATCAAACAAAGGATGCTGAGCCAGATATGTCAAGTTGGAAGGGCAGTTATTTGAATGAACCCTCTCAAGAAACTGTGAGAAAGAAATTAGCTCTTGCTTCCATTCAGAACAGAGATAGTTCTTCCCAACCTAAATATGAAATTAGCTTTTAGTCTAAAATTATTGGCACTTATGTAGCCTAATTAGCAATATCAATAACTTGGTATGTGGATATGCTCATTTAAGTGACCTTGACATATAGATTCTAAAATTCCACGATCCAATTCTAAGTGACCTTGAAAGATAGACTCTGAATATCCGTACTCCAAATAACAGAGAAAAGCAAGATAATAGCAAGTTATAAGCAACTAATTGTGAAGAATTCACAAGTCACAAAAGTTTAAAGCAGTTTTGACCGCAAGGACTAGCATACGATAATCAACCCATAAATTAAATAATGTAAAAGCAGCAATTCAAGCATTATCCAGTGGTATATGAAAGAAAACTAGACTATGCCAGGCCATCCTTAACTTTCAGAGCCCATTACAGCATGGGAGATTGGGGGTGTTGACATTAAGCACATCATGATTCCAACGGTGTACGAAACAAAGCTTGAGTTTTTGACCAAGAAGTAAACCAACAGTATATGAATCACACAGCTTTTAATGGATTAGAAGAGACAACCTTTTGATCTAGCATAAACCAAAAGTTTTATTCAAGCTATGTAATGCCTTGAGATTTTTCATTTAGGCACAGATAAAGTTTCATTACTTTGATTCATCTATTAGGTTTTAGAGTTTTTCAATGCATATGATTTTTTCCTCCAATCTGTCATCCATGTGCAAGTTGCTCCCATGATGTCATAAATTCAGCAACACAAGGAAAGGCTATTCACCTCAACTGGGACAGTTCGATCTCCTGCTACCCTCTGTAAATACGCTATATCCTTCCACTTTGTCCGTGCCGGCCAATGATCAATGCATCCACTGATGATAACCGGGGAATCATGTAAAAAATAATCACATATAAATGTCTCCAGTGAAAGGGATGGCCGTTTCTCAACTTTCTTAGAGGATAGTGATTTGTTTGGCAATATTCGAAGTGCCTACAAGAAAAGTTCATAAAATGATAGCGTAATTCAGGTCTATACATGTGCATTGTTGATCAACTAAAAATTCATGCTCACAAACGTATTTGAACAAATCCAGTAGCTCGAATGATTGTGTATTCTTCAAGGAGATGTGCCGATTCAAAATGAGAGAAGTACAACTCAAAATTTGAGTTGTGGCATAATTGTTGATAAAGAATGTAAAAAGAAAAACAACGATGTAAGCTTCCTTATTCATCACAAACCAAAGATCAATAAGTTCTTGAATTAACAAGTGAACACAATCACAAAAAGAATGAGCCGATGTAAATGAAGAGGTAAAAAGTAGAAACTCAAAAGACACACGATGATTTGTTCAGTGAACAGTTGAGGCCTACCATTGCAATACGAAGCAGTCAAGAAAAGCAATCTCAAACATCAAATCCGGAAGAGGAAGTTTAGAAGTTATCCAAATagaatgtatccaaaacataaccGAGCGAGTTAAACCAACAATAGATTGACCAATATATTGTGAAGAAATTTATGCAATTCTGTTCAAAGAAggcatttttttctcttttagtgcTTGAATATCTCACCTCTGCTAGGTCTCGGTTGTTGGAGATCCCCTCCCTCCACTTGTTCGCGCAACCGTCGGCCACCACCACGTCCTCGGCGCACGCCGCGATCCTTTGCACGGCCTCGTCGAGGTCGCGGCGGAGGAGCGGGCCGCCCATGATGAGCCCCATGTCGAGCGCCCGGAGGGCCTCCCTCCTGTCGCCGGCCCCGGCCCCGGCCCGGAGCTCCGCCACGTGGAGGCACGCCATCGCGTAGGCGTCCCGCCACGCAGGGACGACCTCGTGCCAGGGCCCCGAGTGGAGTTGCTCCCACGCCATCTCGCGTGCCGCCTCCGCCGCCCGGAGGTCGCCGCCAGCCGCCTTCTCCGCCGAGCTCACGAACGCGAAACCGCCCTCCTCCGTTATCCGCCGCAGTAGCGCGGCTCGCCGCTCCTCGTCTACCTCCACCGCCGCGGTGTTCGCCGCCTCCGCGGCTGGAGCGCCAGATTCTCCTCCCATCGTGACGCGAACGGTGGACGGAAAAGATTAAAAAGCGCCGCGTCAGATATTTTCGGAACACCCAACCATGGTTTTCGCACCGGCAGTAACCTTACCTCCTCCAATCCTTCCACCAAGTGAACCAGTCGCGAGATACTCTTAAGAGAGGTCAACGCAGTTGGTCTCACCGTTGTGATGGTGGACGACCAAATTGGCACGTGGCGCGTCTGGTGTCTTTGTACCTCTATGGACGCCAGAGCCAGAGGAGGGTCGCGTCACCGCCCCAGGAAAAGGCACAGGGCCCCCTCCGATTCATGGGCGGTGCTCTACAAGGTTGGTTTGAACTGGAGAAAAACtagattaaattatatattaaataatttgttttttttcttttatatgcaTTACTCGACACAAAATATGCATCTGTTTGTTCTTTCTTTTATCTGGAAGAAATGAATTaagtaaatattctattattgTTTTATTGCTTAAAAGGTCTCTAATCAGTTTACTAGATATTTGCAGAGTAAATAAAACAAGTTAACCTTTGTTGGAAACAATAGTAATAAAAAGACTAAATAggattaattcaaaaaaaaaaagtggttgTGTGCGTGTTATAtgttgataagatatattttgggcCCTAGTCACATCACAATCAATGCTACATCACGCCCCTGCTAAGTTAGCACAAGGAGTATTTCTATGCGCCAAAATAGGATCCGTACCGAGGCGCCTCTCGATACATCCCGTCTcggaaagctcgggacgacgTTACATGGCGTCGTTCCATGCATTCCGGGATGCCGACCACATGAAGGTACCACCCTGCTACTTGAGGAACGATCGTCGCGCCAAACCCGCATATAGCCGATTCTCGcataatagtataaaagcccctgacCGGCATCCGGCTAGGGagagaaaaaaacaaagaaaggagGAAGTCAATCACTAACTTAATCgtcgaggggccaaagtcgggaacttCCCGATGAGGGCCTTCTGTATAGGAGCGCTACCACCCCCGGAAGTGTGACTACCCCGACCGAGAGATGCCCTTCCTGAAGACAACACTCGTGTCCCGACCGAGAGGCGCTTACCCTCAAACGGCGTCGACATCCCAACTTGCGGATGCAATCAGCCTTGGTGTCTCACCCAACCGATCGTGAACTCccaacatcgacccgtggaccaagccgtgctgacgcATCGGCCATGATACACTCGTTCATcaacattttggcactagaaggagggccgatgtCATAGAAGCAGCCCACAAGAGTTCCCCCCAAGGGAGAGCTACCAGCTGACCGCGCCCGTTTCGGACTTGGTGATCAACTCCTCCCTGTCCTTAAGGATGGGGGGATTCCGGCTCCGATGCCGGATCACTATTGGTGTTTGTTCAATGATTCAGGGCTCTCTCCCCCCGGATATACTACGGGACCCTCGGTCATTTCACCTGAGGCATTCCTCGGCCTGGCCAGGCAGGTACAAACCTTGGCGGGAATGATACAAATGATCATCCCACTCATCCCATAGATGGTGCAGTTAGTAGCCTCCTCGACACCATAGAGGCCAAACGGGGAACAAGTCGGGAccggagaagcccgagagcatATCACAACCCTAGGGAGTTTTCTCGAGCAAAGCATGCCCGCACCTCACCGAGCCACTACATCCCTCCCCGAGCCTGACACCTTGTCATCGGACTCGGCGGATGACTCATTCAGGGTCCAACTATCTGTGGTTAATCGTCGTCTAGATGAGTTCTAGCGCGAGGTCCACAAGTCGCGTGATGAGACGGGCGAGAGCAGCTCGGGTGGATCCCCATTTGCCCAAGAAATCCAGGATAAGCCTATGCCACTCAACTTCAGACTCCCAACGTTAGAAACATACGATGATGACTCCAACCCCACGGAGCATGTCATCGCATTTTAGGCTCAAATGGCCCTTTACGGCACCTCCGATACCCTAATGTGTCGAGCATTCCCGACTACCTTCAAAGGACCGGAACGGGCGTGGTTCAGCTGATTATGGCCATCCTCAGTCTCTTCCTTTGATCAACTCGCAAGGGAGTTTGAGCAAAACTTCTGGCTAGCGTACAACcttggccttccatggccacgttGCTCGCGTTATCCCAACGTGAGGACGAATCACTTTCATAATTTGTGGCGCACTCTACCGCTGAAATCTGAGGGTTCCCAAATGCTCATCCCTCTTTGATCATGCAAGCGTTTTTGATGGGCctgagtgttagaacccttggagattctaaacttggggttgatctctttaggggatcggcctccttggaactctataggggttcctccctccaagttgctgctcaaaggctgcagaaaagattcatctattgcttatgaaaataggaggaatacatggctatttatagggcttctaaaccctaactcctaataggactcatactcaagactcctattcttttacaactcctaattcttctctaagaaacaacctcctaaccctagccagcctcttcacctctttaatagggggttggcttaggtaggttttacatgaatgtccctctcaattaggactctccaagctagagtcctaatagacccgccctattcaaatcagcattgtcctcgagactgacgattcatgaattctaggaatttgatcttcaagtcgtcatagttctcccaagtggcatcttctgttggtaggtttgcccattgtattagcactttagtagtgggtcatcgtcgtcgagtcacgatccatcgatcactaATGGcatttggctgggtctggagttctctttgggtagttatatttggtggatgactttgggctatctccaagcacctatttacaacttccgtttggccgtcggtttgtgtgtgatatgtcgtactctttttcaatttagtaccctgcatatgaaataattttgtccaaaatctactcgtgaagatgcaagtagaatttatcacaagcacaatgtgtcccttatagcgtaatgagtcacggagcttggtgcttcttccaatttttttatgatcttactggtctccgaatcttattgtcattccatcttaatatcctcaaggaagtcactagtcaaaagtgaaatggccaaaaattcagcttgcttaggtagccgtaaaagcgcatttgcaataacattctctttcccctttttgtaagttatttcataatcatatccaaggacctttgttacccatttttgttgctcgggggaagatatcttctgctccaagagatattttaggcttttatggtcggtcttgatttgaaagcatcgcgtgatcaagtacgatctccacctcgttgctgcgtgcacaatggtgagcatctccttatcatatattaacatgttttgataggggggagacaatggcttactaatgtatatgagtggtcgaccatcttgtatgagaacgtctcccattctgtctctagatgcatcggcctcaatgatgaagggtcagttgaaatctcGTAGCGCTAGCACCagcatcatcgtcatggctgctttaagtttatcaaaggcagcggaggctttgttcgaccattggaaggtatcatttttcagtagagaagtgagtggtgcactgatctttccatagtttttcacgaacttgcagtagtagcctattaaacccagaaagccatgtagtaattttatgttcctcggggtaggccagttttgtattactccaattttgaaggggtccaccattacacattcctctgatatgatatgcccaagatattctaccttttgttgaagaaagcaaaaattcgtagtggccattgtgtgttcgaaaggtggttttcggtatgacttcttcgtacactcgtatttgatgatacccggatcgaaggtccagctttgtgaagatttgtactccctttcatctagcaattcatctactactggaataggatatttatccttgatggttatgccattgagagctcagtaatcaatgcatattcaccatgttctatcattcttgcgtacaagtagcaccggtgaagagtagaggttgcaacttggccgaataactcctatttcgagcatctcttttataatcctttctatttcatccttctagagatgtagatattgatatggctgagtatttgttggaggttttcctgaaagaatcgttatataatgatcatgccgatgggtaagaggtaggttgtgcggttcgtcaaatatatctgaaaattcagcaagcaaaggaagtaggtttggatcttcaaattctattggctctcccttagtttgctactcaagttgtactaaaaagccgttacatgctttatgcaaaaccttctccatttgttgtgtgcaaatcgtcgttacgtcgcccccacgtttcccgttcaatatcacctgtttctccttactgtaaaatttcataattagttgcataaaattccaagaaatatcacctaatgtcgtcaaccatttaattctgagcatggcctcataatcatcaagagggagaaggaagaaatatgcaattatctcttggtaaggcctcatgatcaacaatagtttcacttgcgagcGCCTaccatcatacttcaaaatccatccatcggcgaccttaacgtcaaccctactgcaattctcgataggtaaggccatttggatagcaaccttactgtttagaaagttattagtactgcccgtgtcgatgagaacagtgatcggttgttgtttgagaaggcctccaactttcatcatttgcgggtttgagtagccggctagtgcatgtaccgtaacttcggtcggttgtggctcttcttctgcatcttcttcttcatgttcaaggctctcttctggatgttcaatgacctcttcttctattggttcaattataagaagtctccaTTTACTTcaatgatgctcacggctccacggctcgtcacaatgccaacataaccccttgcatatcgctcccgaagctcttctcttattaacctctttggtgtagggactcggtcgacaatAGGAGGGCTGaaggcttcaatattgctagttgaggagtgaccctagtcctccgagcttcatggttcaattgctcctcttgatgtcgtgcgaaagagatggctgccataagcgtgtacggttgtcgcgctttaacttctcctcggatctccggcttcaagccctcaatgaaggtccttaatagttattttttagaccaatcacaagtttgattagataacctttcaaacctagtttggtactactaaatggtggaggtttgtcggatctttgctagttgtccgtcaatattctcgtaatcgattagtctgaagcggatcagcagtccttctttgaattgtcaccatgaaaggactccataagtgtgttaaaactagtcaaactactgtatgacatccccttcaagatgtatagctgtaattttcaccatagatgcgtccgcggttttgtggtaccgaaaatatcgctccgcacgcgaaatccaaccaatcgggtctccttcttcccatctagggaagttttccctcatgcatggataattagggtcgatcatagagcctcccttcccttggaagtcatctcttcggacttggtgcgattgggcaaagctctctccttgatgtgatgtcttcgggcttagtggtcggcccaatctgagttcggtaaagagcatccaaatcttatcctcaaatttagtattgattgcctccttagatgccatagtatatgtctccaaatatgtgatgttaagatctctcttttgttgtcaggttaaaggcatgtatagattgagagaagtaatggtcgaaagggttggtggatcggtggatgtaggctacgatttaggcttgttttgtggctattttggatgcagtttgagggtgtggtttggtggtattttagggctgtggatgaaagttttagatctgtggtagatggcagcaaaggtttgatagaaataagtgaaagttgcagcaagtatgtgctgtcttataagagcagaattgtcgtcgaagaaacaacggattCTCAATGTAATTTCCactaaaaacttgagagaattgaggaggaaattgatagcaaaatcacagtttatatgacagaaaggatgtataatttaatcaagaaaattttggcagtataacaacaaggaaattggtgcaagttgcgatagtagaattctcgtcaaaaaattttagcggtttacgatgaaaatttgtagcaacacaaaatcatttttagagatgaatttctcaatagatcaatcttagatggaagccaagatgatatataaagtgtataagaaatttcattcagaaaagattgcaaatagatgagttaaggcaacaatatgcggctgaaattttctacagcacagattttcaagtgtagcagattggacgtaaaagatcagtggtttatattaagaattttttgacaaaaccaaagagaaatctactattaggaagtgtcaaagctatcataaaaattttctagagatttcgatagaaaaaacatagtatcaagatcaaacaaacagttctATGCGGCTTAAATTTTacaatacagattttcaagtatagcagattagatgtaaaagatcaatggtttatattgagaatgttttgacaaaaccaaagataaatcttctgttaggaagtgtcaaagatgtcataaaaattttgtagagatttggatagaaaaaacacagtagcaagatcaaacagacggtgctatacggttggaattctgcaatgtatctttcgtcgtagagatgaaaattttatgacgaaaagtttatgcagatatataggaataatttttttaagatttttaaataAAGATAACAAAATTGCagtagcaataaggtaggaaaccagaacctgttgcaattcacggggagatcaaaggatgatctgcggtggtggagatgacggcggaatttggcgatgatcttttaagcaattgtgggaattgctttgggcgattgtagagggttgatggatggctatggaagagcagcgagacaccaagaacgctgctctgatgccaggtgttagaacccttgcagattctaaacttggggttgatctctttaggggatcgacctccttggaactctataggggttcctccctccaagttgctgctcaaaggctgcagaaaagattcatctattgcttatgaaaataggaggaatacatggctatttataaggcttctaaaccctaactcctaatatgactcctacttctaaccaactcctaataggactcctattcctttacaactcctaattcttctctaagaaacaacttcctaaccctagccggcctcttcacctctttaataagcgtcggcttagataggttttacatgaatgtacctctcaattaggaatctccaagctagagtcctaacactgagACCCTCGAGGTTCTTCGGGTCACTAATTGAGAAGCCGCCCACAACCATCCCTGAGATGTTCCAACGCGCCAACCAGTATATTATCGTCAAAGCCCTAATGGCAGAAAGGCGTGACGATAGCAAGAGGCTGAGAGTAGAGCCAGCCCGAGGAACGACTTCGGTGCCACCGGTGTAGCCCCGCAGGAGGCCCGATCGACCTGAGCAGCTACTCCCAAGGTCCCCACCTCTACCTTTGAACATTTCTCATACCGAGATCTTTCTCCAGATCAAGGAGAAAGGCCTCCTACGATAGCCCAACCCCTTGAAGGCTACTCATAAAGACCGAtctaaatattgcaggttccatcggGACTATGAGCATGATACAAAAGACTGCCACGACCTCCGAAATCAGATTGAAGAGTTGACCTGGAGATGTCACCTCGGGCGCTACCTCAAGGAATCGAGAGAAGCATCTTCATGTCCC harbors:
- the LOC103998486 gene encoding lysine-specific demethylase JMJ30 isoform X2, with the protein product MGGESGAPAAEAANTAAVEVDEERRAALLRRITEEGGFAFVSSAEKAAGGDLRAAEAAREMAWEQLHSGPWHEVVPAWRDAYAMACLHVAELRAGAGAGDRREALRALDMGLIMGGPLLRRDLDEAVQRIAACAEDVVVADGCANKWREGISNNRDLAEALRILPNKSLSSKKVEKRPSLSLETFICDYFLHDSPVIISGCIDHWPARTKWKDIAYLQRVAGDRTVPVEVGKNYLCSEWKQELISFSQFLERVHSNNCPSNLTYLAQHPLFDQIQELRDDIMIPDYCFAGGGELRSLNAWFGPLGTVTPLHQDPHHNLFAQVDLDNIDFTEFPKVENLDFFDCVLEEGEMLYIPPKWWHYVRSLSTSFSVSFWWSATAYPSEGA
- the LOC103998486 gene encoding lysine-specific demethylase JMJ30 isoform X3 translates to MGGESGAPAAEAANTAAVEVDEERRAALLRRITEEGGFAFVSSAEKAAGGDLRAAEAAREMAWEQLHSGPWHEVVPAWRDAYAMACLHVAELRAGAGAGDRREALRALDMGLIMGGPLLRRDLDEAVQRIAACAEDVVVADGCANKWREGISNNRDLAEVGKNYLCSEWKQELISFSQFLERVHSNNCPSNLTYLAQHPLFDQIQELRDDIMIPDYCFAGGGELRSLNAWFGPLGTVTPLHQDPHHNLFAQVIGRKYIRLYPASASESLYPHTESMLSNSSQVDLDNIDFTEFPKVENLDFFDCVLEEGEMLYIPPKWWHYVRSLSTSFSVSFWWSATAYPSEGA
- the LOC103998486 gene encoding lysine-specific demethylase JMJ30 isoform X1, with product MGGESGAPAAEAANTAAVEVDEERRAALLRRITEEGGFAFVSSAEKAAGGDLRAAEAAREMAWEQLHSGPWHEVVPAWRDAYAMACLHVAELRAGAGAGDRREALRALDMGLIMGGPLLRRDLDEAVQRIAACAEDVVVADGCANKWREGISNNRDLAEALRILPNKSLSSKKVEKRPSLSLETFICDYFLHDSPVIISGCIDHWPARTKWKDIAYLQRVAGDRTVPVEVGKNYLCSEWKQELISFSQFLERVHSNNCPSNLTYLAQHPLFDQIQELRDDIMIPDYCFAGGGELRSLNAWFGPLGTVTPLHQDPHHNLFAQVIGRKYIRLYPASASESLYPHTESMLSNSSQVDLDNIDFTEFPKVENLDFFDCVLEEGEMLYIPPKWWHYVRSLSTSFSVSFWWSATAYPSEGA